The genomic region CGGCAGCTCGGGCTGATCACCAACGAGCAGGTCCTGGCCGCCGGGCTGTCCGTCGATGCCAGGAAGCGCCGGGTCAGGTCGGGGCGGTGGATCGCCGTCGCTCCCGGGGTCGTGGCGGTGGCGGGAACGGCGGCGACGTGGCGGCAGCGCACTCTCGCCGCGATCCTGGCCGCGGGGCCGGGGGCGGTTGCCTCCCACACCACCGCGGCGGCGCTGTTCGGGCTGTCGAGCTGCCCGTTCCGGGAGGTCGAGATCACCGTTCCGCGCGGGCGGTCACACCGCAGCCGGTTGGCAACCGTCCACGAGGCCCGGCACCTGCCCCGGTGCGACGTGACGACCGTCGACCGCATCCCGGTCACCCACCCGGCGCGGACGCTCGTCGATCTCGCCGGCCGCGTGCCGCGAACGGTACTCGAGGACGCCGTCGACGACGCTCTGGTCCGCGGGCTCACCACCCTGCCGCGGCTGCGGGCCCGGCTCGACGCGCTGGGCGGCTCCGGGCGGACCGGCTCCGCTCTGCTCCGGTCCGTGCTCTCCTGCTGGGACACGGGCGAGATGCCCGAGGAGGTGGCCGAGGCGCGCCTGCGGCGGCGCCTCCTCGCCCACGGGTTGCCGGAGCCGGCGGTCCAGCACGACGTCCACGACGCCGAGGGGCGGTTCGTGGCCCGGCCCGATCTCGCCTACCCGGAGGCACGCGTCGCCGTCGAGCTCGACGGGTTCCGCTGGCACGGCACGCCCCGCCGGTTCGCCATCGACCGGGCGCGAGCCCGGCGCCTCGCCGCCCTCGGGTGGCTCGTGGTGCCGGCCACACCAGCGGATCTGGCCGGTTCGGGCGACGAGCTGGCCGCCCAGATCGCCTCGGCCCTCCGCGAGGCTCCGGCGGCAAGAAAGGGCGCATAGCGCCCCTCCCTGCCGCCGGAACCGAACGGGCTGTCCCCGACCGGCCGACCAGCCGCGGAGGGGTCGCATCGGCCCTCGCGCCCCAAGTCCCGGCGGCAAGAAAGGGCGCATAGCCCCTCCCTGCCGCCGGAACCGGCCCCCCGGCAACCAGGCCGCCGTCCGGAGTCACCCGAGCAGGGGCTTGAGCTCCTCGACGGAGTGGGCGAGGGCCCGCCGGAGCTCCTTGACCCCGACCGCGGCGCCCTCGTCCTGGAGGCGGAGGAGCCGGTCGGCGTCCAGCTTGGCCTTGCGGCCCGGGGCCTTCTCGAGCTGGGCCTTCACCTTGTCGGTGGCCTCGAACGTGGCCCGGACGAGGCCGCCGAGGACGGCGATCTCGAACAGCTCGAAGGGCGGGCACGACAGGCACGGGTCGCCGCCGGGGACCGGGATGCCCTTCTTCCAGAAGAGGTGGTTCTTGAGCCACGCCCAGATGTCGTCGTCGACCAGGGCGAGGCGGTCGAACACCCAGCTGGTGACCCAGCACGGGCCCAGGTACCGGGAGAGCTGGGCGTGGAGCGGCCGCCCCAGCTCGAAGACGCTGGCGCCCCGCTTGTACTCCTGGAAGCCGAGGTAGGAGAACTGGCTCTTGACCGCCTCGAAGACGATGCACCAGTCGCGCCGGCCCGGAGGCGCCAGCCACGTCGCCACGTTCAGGTAGTAGCGGCTGATCTTGTCCCAGTTGGCGCCGCCGGCCGCCTCGATGGCCGTGATGTTCTCGTCGAACCAGTGGTGCCAGGTGGTGTCGGTGACGACCCGCCCCACGTTGGCCTGGTGGCCGTCGTAGGCCGTCACCATGGCGAAGCGCTTCTTGGGCGACGGGCCCTTCTCCAGGTTGAACGGCGGGTTGGGCGTGGTGGTGCCGTGGGCGATCACCACGGGCGACGGCCGGTTGGCGCCGACCATCGGGTACTCGTCGCCCGACAGGGCGCCGAAGGCGTAGGTGGCGGTCAGGTCGATCTCGTCGTCCTCGTAGTTCCAGCCCTCGTGCGGGTGGTCGGGCATGACGTCGATGGGCCCGTGGGTCGGGTGGCACAGGATCGGGTGCGGCCGCTGGTTCACCTTGAAGATCGACACCTGCTGGGAGATCCACGGCACCCAGTCGATGGACTGGGGCTTGGAGTCCTCCTGGACGGAGAAGGGGATCTCGGCCCCGCCGCTGACCTGGGCGGGCGTGAAGGGCTGGTTGGTGTCGTGGCGCAGGGCGGTGTCGGCGTCGAACTCGCCGCCGATGGGCGGGACGCCCTGGGCGTTGGTCCACCGCCGCATGGAGCGGATGCGCGGGATGCGGTGGCACATGGAGGCGCCGAGGTAGTCGTGGTCGCCCATGGCGAGCAGCCCGCCCCGGCGCTCGTTCATCCAGCGGGTGAGGGCCTCGAGCTCGGCGTCGGACGCGGGCAGGGCGAGCGCCGAGGTGATGTTGGCGTCGGGACCGGCGTCGTTGCCGGGCTTGAAGCCGAAGCACCAGACCTCGTCGTAGCGGTTGAGCACGGGGGCGCCGCCGTCCTGGGAGTTGAACCGGAAGCCCTCGTAGCGGGGCTGGTTGGGCGCCGGGCTGGCGTTGACGGTGAAGGCCGCGTTGTTGCGGCGGGCCAGGTCGACGCGGAACGACGTGCAGCCGACGGTCGACTCCCGCAGGAGCCGGACGACGCGCCCGACGCCGAACGCGGAGGGGCCCTCGGTGAGCGAGATCTCGCTGTCGACGACGACGAGGATCCGCACGGTCGAGCGCAGGAAGAACGCCTCGTGCAGCTCGGCGATGGTCGGCACGTAGACGTCGGAGACGCCGCGGACGGCGGCGTCGCGGAGGTGGTCGGACATGGATGGGCCTCCCCGGGATCGATGTGGTCGCCCGGACGGGCATCGCGCCGGGCATCGGGGGAGAGCGCCACCGGGCCCGACTGATACATCCGCTTCGGCGGGGCCGGCGGGACCGGGGGGCGCCGAGCGGTTCCCGGCCGGGGCGGTAGTACCCTGGTCCGGACCACGCCCGGCGACGAGCGCTGGCCGTGGTCCGTCCGGAAAGAGAGCGACCGAGCGCATGTCCGACCAGCCCCAGCAGGACCCCACCGACGCCGCGCCCGCCGAGGGCGCCATGGGCAGCTTCGACGACGAGGGGAAGTACACGCCCAAGCAGATCACCCAGGACGACCTGGGTGAGATGTCGTTCGAGGACGCCATCGCCGGCACCATCGTGCTGTTCGAGGACGGCGACATCGTCAAGGGCACCGTCGTCAAGGTGGACAAGGACGAGGTGCTGCTGGACATCGGGTTCAAGTCCGAGGGCGTCATCCCCGCCCGCGAGCTGTCCATCCGCCACGACGTCGACCCGAGCGAGATCGTGTCGCTGGGCGAGGAGATCGAGGCCCTGGTCCTCCAGAAGGAGGACAAGGAGGGCCGCCTGGTCCTGTCCAAGAAGCGGGCCCAGTACGAGCGGGCGTGGGGGACGATCGAGCGCATCAAGGAGTCGGGCGGCGTCGTGTCCGGCCCCGTCATCGAGGTGGTCAAGGGCGGCCTGATCCTCGACATCGGCCTGCGGGGCTTCCTGCCCGCCTCCCTCGTGGAGCTGCGCCGGGTGCGGGACCTCCAGCCCTACGTCGGCAAGAGCCTCGAGGCCAAGATCATCGAGCTGGACAAGAACCGGAACAACGTGGTGCTGTCCCGGCGGGCGTGGCTGGAGGAGACCCAGAAGGAGCAGCGGGAGGAGTTCCTCGAGAACCTCAAGCCGGGCGAGGTGCGCAAGGGCGTGGTCTCGTCGGTCGTGAACTTCGGCGCCTTCGTCGACCTGGGCGGCATGGACGGACTGGTGCACGTGTCGGAGCTGTCGTGGAAGCACGTCGACCACCCGTCGTCAGTGGTGGCGGTGGGCGACGAGATCAGCGTCCAGGTGCTGGACGTCGACCTCGACAAGGAGCGCATCAGCCTGTCGCTCAAGGCCACCCAGCAGGACCCCTGGCAGGAGTTCGCCAACGCCCACCGGGTGGGGGAGCTGGTCTACGGTCGGGTCACCAAGCTGGTGCCTTTCGGCGCCTTCGTGCAGGTCGGCGAGGGCATCGAGGGCCTGGTGCACATCTCGGAGATGGCGGCCCACCACGTCGACCTGCCCGAGCAGGTGGTCACCCCCGGCGAGGAGCTGTGGGTGAAGATCATCGACATCGACCTCCAGCGCCGGCGCATCAGCCTGTCGATCAAGCAGGCGGCCGAGGGCGGCGAGGTGGCGGCCGAGTACCGGGAGCACTTCGGCGAGCACGCCTACGACGAGCAGGGCAACTACATCGGCGCCGTGGAGTTCGAGCCGGAGACCGAGGCGCAGGCGGCGTGGGCCGACTACGCCGCCCAGCTCAGCGCGGCCGAGGAGGCCGCCGGGACCGGCTTCGGCGGCGCCGCCAGGGCGGAGGACGAGCCTGCCGACGGCGCCGACCCCGTCGCTGCCCCTGCTGATCCCGTCGCCGCCGACGCCGGCGAGGACGCCCCCGGCGGCTCGTAGCCGTCCGGTGCTGGTCGTCGGGCTCACCGGCGGCATCGGGTCCGGGAAGTCCACCGTCGCCGACCTCCTGGCCGAGCGGGGCGCCGCCACCGTCGACGCCGACGCCCTCGCCCGGGCCGCGGTGGAGCCGGACGGACCCGCCTACCCGGCGGTGGTGGAGCGGTTCGGCCCCGGCGTGGTCGGCGAGGGCGGGCGGCTCGACCGGGCCGCCCTGGCCGCCGTCGTGTTCGCCGACCCGGCCGCCCGCCGGGACCTGGAGGCCATCGTCCACCCGGCCGTGCGGGCGGGCGTGGCGTCGCGGGTGGCGGCGCTTGCGGCGTCGGGCGGCGCTGGCCGGGTCGTCGTGGTGGAGATCCCGCTGCTGGTCGAGTCGCCGGCGTCCCGGGCCGGCCTGGCGTCGGTGATCGTGGTCGACTGCCCCGAGGACGTGGCCGTGGCCCGCCTGGTGGCGCAGCGGGGCATGCCCGAGGCCGACGCCCGGGCCCGCGTCGCCGCCCAGACGTCACGGGAGGAGAGGCTGGCGCTGGCGGGGTTCGTGGTGGACAACTCGGGGACGATCGAGGACCTGCGGGCCGGGGTCGACCGCTGCTGGGCGTGGCTGGAAGGGTTGCGGGCCGGCTCCCCGGGGTGACGGGCGGGGGAGTCAGTCGCTCCCGAACAGCTCCTCGACGAAGAAGCGGGCGGCGACGTCGAGGCGGTCGCCCATCCGCTGCTCGGCCACGGCGAGCACCTGGGCTGCCGTCGACAGGCCGAGGTGGCGGGCCAGGAGGCGGACGTCGTCCTCGTCCTCGCCGATCCGGTGGGCGAGGACCTTCAGGGCGAGGGGCATCTCCGGCGGGGCGACCATGCACCGCAGGCCGGGGACGTCGAGGACCGGGGCGGCGAGTGGGTCGTCGCCGGCCAGGAAGCCCTTGACGGCGTCGTTGAGCCACCCGGCGGGCAGTCCGAGTTGGGCGGCGACTTCCCCAGCCGCCCGGTAGACCGCCGTCTTCGGCTCGAAGACGGCGTCGACGTCGCGGGTCGAGCGTCGTTCGGCGAAGGCCAGGGCGATGGCGGCGCCCCCGACGACGTACATGTCGCCCGTCAGGCCCTGGGCGTGGAGGCGACGCCCGAGGGCGGTCAGGGCGGCGATGTCGTCCCGGTCCACCGCTCAGCACCGCTCCAGCGAGCGACGCGGGACGAAGACGCCCCGTCGCCGGAAGGCGGCCGGCGCCTCTGCGAGGGCGGCGGCCCGGAAGCCCTTCACCGTGCTCACGAACCAGAACCGGTCCAGGAAGCGGTCGGGCTCGCACCCCCACGCCGGTCGATCGACGCCGGCGGTGGCGGCCAGGTGCTCGGCCAGCGCACCGAGGAAGGCGTCGTGGCGAGGGTCGCCGGTCGGCGGCGGGCGCTCGGCGAGGGCGCGGGCCCGTTGTCCGTCGGTCTGGAGCAGCGAGAACTCGTCGAGCAGCTCGCGAACCGCGGGCAGGAA from Acidimicrobiales bacterium harbors:
- the rpsA gene encoding 30S ribosomal protein S1 is translated as MSDQPQQDPTDAAPAEGAMGSFDDEGKYTPKQITQDDLGEMSFEDAIAGTIVLFEDGDIVKGTVVKVDKDEVLLDIGFKSEGVIPARELSIRHDVDPSEIVSLGEEIEALVLQKEDKEGRLVLSKKRAQYERAWGTIERIKESGGVVSGPVIEVVKGGLILDIGLRGFLPASLVELRRVRDLQPYVGKSLEAKIIELDKNRNNVVLSRRAWLEETQKEQREEFLENLKPGEVRKGVVSSVVNFGAFVDLGGMDGLVHVSELSWKHVDHPSSVVAVGDEISVQVLDVDLDKERISLSLKATQQDPWQEFANAHRVGELVYGRVTKLVPFGAFVQVGEGIEGLVHISEMAAHHVDLPEQVVTPGEELWVKIIDIDLQRRRISLSIKQAAEGGEVAAEYREHFGEHAYDEQGNYIGAVEFEPETEAQAAWADYAAQLSAAEEAAGTGFGGAARAEDEPADGADPVAAPADPVAADAGEDAPGGS
- a CDS encoding type IV toxin-antitoxin system AbiEi family antitoxin; its protein translation is MTNSTHTERRLARISRRQLGLITNEQVLAAGLSVDARKRRVRSGRWIAVAPGVVAVAGTAATWRQRTLAAILAAGPGAVASHTTAAALFGLSSCPFREVEITVPRGRSHRSRLATVHEARHLPRCDVTTVDRIPVTHPARTLVDLAGRVPRTVLEDAVDDALVRGLTTLPRLRARLDALGGSGRTGSALLRSVLSCWDTGEMPEEVAEARLRRRLLAHGLPEPAVQHDVHDAEGRFVARPDLAYPEARVAVELDGFRWHGTPRRFAIDRARARRLAALGWLVVPATPADLAGSGDELAAQIASALREAPAARKGA
- the coaE gene encoding dephospho-CoA kinase (Dephospho-CoA kinase (CoaE) performs the final step in coenzyme A biosynthesis.), with product MLVVGLTGGIGSGKSTVADLLAERGAATVDADALARAAVEPDGPAYPAVVERFGPGVVGEGGRLDRAALAAVVFADPAARRDLEAIVHPAVRAGVASRVAALAASGGAGRVVVVEIPLLVESPASRAGLASVIVVDCPEDVAVARLVAQRGMPEADARARVAAQTSREERLALAGFVVDNSGTIEDLRAGVDRCWAWLEGLRAGSPG